The genomic window GGGGTGTTGTCGTTGCAGGATCGTTAGGTGGGGTAGTCGGTCCACTTACACTTTATTCAATTGGTAGATTCGGTGGCAGACCGTTGCTTGAAAAGTATGGAAAATATATCTTCATGAAAGAGGAAAATTTACAAAAAGCCGATCGCTTCTTTCAATCGCACGGCGCCTTTGTGGCGTTTAGCGCTCGTTTTTTACCTGGTGTACGCACACTCATTTCAGTACCATGTGGCATGGCAAAGATGAATCCATGGATTTTTTCGCTATACACGTTTTTAGCAATGGCACCGATTACATTCTTCTATGTTTACTTTGGTGTAGAATTAGGCGAGAACTGGGCAGAAGTAAAAGGGTTACTACAGCAATATTTAGTACCATTTGGTATTGGTTTAGTGATGGTGTTCTTCATTTACCTTTTAGTGAAAAGAAGGAAATCAAGTGTATGAAAATAGCAAACTCCGTAAATACTAGTTGAAAAAGCAGTATCGGAGGTACATCTATGCTTATTGATAGCGGTAGATTTCATCACATTACAGATACGTACTTACAGGATCAACAGCAACACTTTATACAGGACGATCTCTATTACAGTCACCCGGTAAAACAAGAGAATGGCTGGACATTAAACCTTGAAGTTCATTTTGAAAAAGCGAGGGCGGTTTCCGAAAATGAGGGCTCACGTAATTTCTATATATGCGCATTTCCCCTAAATGAAACACAGGCTGCAAGAGAAGCAAGGAAAGAAGACCTACTGGCTGTTATTAGTATGAGAGAGTCTGTCTTAAAAAGCGGTGGTCTACTGGCATTAATGTGTTCAACCTTTCCAAAGTGGAAGCGCATTGGTATGGAATCAAAAGAAAAAAGTCGAAAAGAACGTATTGGTTAATGAGCCGGTACGTTTTTTTTGCTGCTACACAATATGAAATAAGGCATCTTTTTCAGTGCCAATCCGTTATAATAGAGGGCATGTTTCAATCTATCTATGAAGGGAAAGGGGAAACCGATGCTACCTACTAGAATAATGGAAGCGTTTGAATTGGATAGTGCAAGGCTAGAAGAAGTTGAAGACTCAAAAAGCTCAACTGTTGTTCGATGTGAATTGACGAACGGGGAGACTGTATTTGTGAAAATTCCCTATTCATCGATCAAGTTTGAACGAGAGCGAGAGGCGTATGACATTTTGCAGGGCAATGTACGAACACCAAGCTTGCTTGCAACGTGTGAAGGGGATGATGCGTATTCAGGTGCATTACTGTTATCTAAATTAGAAGGCATTTCCTTGGCTCAACAGAAGCCATCACCTAATGTAGCGTATGAAGTCGGCATTTTGCAAGGGAATATGCATAACGTAGCCCCACCAGATAAGACGGTACTCAAAGGAATTGATAATGAGTTTCCTAATTGGACAGGATTTGTTGAACGGCAGTTTTATAGTTTTGCAGAAGATGTAAAAGAAGTTATTGAAGCATCGCTATACAAAAAAGCCATTTTACACTTTGAAAAGCTTAAAGAGCAATTACCTGCACCAGACGGTCCAAGCTTCGTCCATATGGATTTTCGTGCGGCGAACATTCTTGTGGACGATAGAGGCATTGCTGGAGTACTTGATTTTGAAAGCGTCCGCTTTGGATCAACGGAAATTGATTTCACTAAGTTGTATCGAGATTACTTGAGTAAAGATACCGCGCTACTCAATGCATTTCAAGAAGGGTATAAAACGGTACGACCAATGATCAATCTGGAGCTCGTTCTCTCCTTCTATCAATTTGTCGATGCATTTAATAGTATTGGTTGGAGCAAGCGGCGTGGTCTAGAAGAACATTTCGATTTTTACAAAGAAAATGCAGAAAGATTAAAAGGATTTGTCTTGTAGAGTAATGTTCTTTTATCAACTGAAAAGGAATGAATCATGGACAACCATAATGAAATCAAGTTAAAGTGCGTCGAATTCCTTTTGTGCGGCTCTTTTTCATGTTCATTAAACGTTTGATTAAACGATAGGTAAGCACTGCCTAATAAAAGATGACCAGTAGTAGGCTTCTGGTCATCTCTTCATCCTAATGATTTACGTTTAATAGTGCGGAACTGCATGAAGCAATTCATCTAATGCTTGTTCAATAGTAGAATAAATTTTAGTTGTTGAAAAATCAATACCGAGCTGGACCGATGTTTGAGCGATTTCCGGTCGTACACCAGATAAGGACGCTTTGGTACCAACTAATTTTAAACCGTCAATGAGTGAGAAGAGCTGATTGGCAACCATTGTATCAACAACGGGAACACCAGATAAATCAATTAGTAGTGAATGAATATCCGTTGAAACACATTCTTCCAATGTTTGTGTGAAGATGACTTGCGCACGATGTGTATCAATTTCACCTACTAAAGGTAACAAAGCAATGGTGCGTCGAAGTTTAATGACTGGTGAGCTTAATTCTGTAATCATTTCTTGTTGTGCTCGTAACTGCTGGTCAGCATATTCCATATTGTTACGACTAAATGCAATGACGATCTCTTTAAACCCTTTTACGAGAATGTCTATCCACCGCTCATACTGAGCAAAGGATACCGTATCATTTTTCTCCGCAATGTAGTTTTTGATCAGTTGCATGTATTGACCTTGGACATTTAAAAATTCTTCAATGATCTCGGGAATAGGTGTCGCTAAATGAGCTTGATCCTTGGCAATAGATACAATCCATTGTTCGAACGCTTTATTATGCTCGGCGTTATAATCTTCACGAAAGAGTTCACAAAACAATTCGTGAAACGCATAATTTTGTTTCTTTAACCGTTCAATTTTAACTGGGTCATTTGAACCGTAAACCCCATCTTTTGTTTTGTCGAGATCCGCATACCACTGTTCGGTTAAATTCCACGTATTTTCCTTTAAAAATTCATATAATGACATGACGCTCCTCCTTTCTTATTATTATGAGATCAATCTTGTTCACTTGTCCAATTTAACAATATTACTAGTATAAAATAAAGCTTTTTTTGAAACCGCTTTATAAAATTATTTTCAAAAAACACTTGCAAAAGGAAAATAAAATCTGCTACACTACGTTCAACAACAAATTTTATAATTTTTCTTATTAAGAGGAGCGGAGGGACTGGCCCGATGACGCTTCAGCAACCCCACTTAGGTGGAAGGTGCTAATTCCTGCAGGATAGTAAAATCCTGGATGATAAGAGCGAGCTTGAATGATAATACTTATTCGCCCCTCTTTCATTAACGAAAGAGGGGCTTTTTCATTTTAAAACGAGATAGAAGACATAGACACAATACGTATTTGCATAAAACTTAGTAATAACATCGAATTAGGAGGATTAGGCATGATTGAATTTAAAAACGTGTCCAAAACGTTCTCGTCAAACGGCCAAGACGTTCACGCCTTACAAAATATTCAATTAACGATAGAAAAAGGAGATATATACGGGGTTATCGGCTTTAGTGGTGCTGGAAAAAGTACGTTGATCCGCACAGTGAATTTAATTGAACGACCAACGGCTGGAGAGATCATTGTGAACAATGAGAATCTTGTAAGCCTACAGCCTCGAGCGTTACAGCGTGCTAAGCGAAATATTGGGATGATCTTTCAACATTTTAATTTACTACAGTCTAAAACGGTATTTGAAAATGTTGCGACGCCACTTCGGTTAGTGAAAACGAAGAAAGCTGAGGTTAAAGAACGTGTCAATGAATTGTTACAGTATGTTGGATTAGGAGACTTCGCTTCTCGTTATCCGGACCAACTATCTGGAGGACAGAAGCAGCGTGTTGGCATTGCTCGTGCTCTTGCCACCAATCCTGCTGTTCTTTTATGTGATGAAGCAACGTCTGCTCTTGATCCAGAGACAACAAGCTCGATTTTGCAATTGTTAAAACGCATTAATCGAGAGTACAACATTACAATTCTAATGATCACCCATGAATTAGGCGTTGTACGAGAGATATGTAACAAAGTAGCGGTTATGGAAAGTGGACACATCGTTGAACAGGGAAACGTGGAGGATGTGTTGGCGCGACCTGTACATGAAACAACGAAGAAGTTCGTGCGCTCCATTATTCCTGATGATTTACCAGAGAAAGTGAAACAATACCTTGGGCAGAAAGGAAGCGATGAACGCATTTACAAAATAGATGTAACAGATGAAACGGAGCAATTATCTGTATTTAATGATTTAGTTCATCAAGGGTTACATGTATCACTACTGTACGCATCCATGCATGAAGTGAGAGAAACATCCTTTGGCGCTCTTTATTTAAGTTTAAAAGGAAATGCAGCTGCCCAAGAGACAGCGCGAAGCTACCTTGAGAAACATGATGCTCAGGTGAAGGAGGTAACGAAAGATGCTGGATTGGTTGCCTGAAGCAATACGCCCAGAAATTACAAGTGATATTTTGACACAAGCTCTATTTGAAACGATTTATATGGTGGCTTGGTCTTTACTCTTTTCCGCTTTGCTAGGTGTTGTATTAGGCGTCATTCTTGTTGTAACAAGACCTCGACATATTATGGAAAACCGATTTATTTACAATTTAATTAACCCTGTCATCAATGTTCTACGGTCTATACCGTTTATTATTTTACTTGTTGCCATTATCCCGATTACTCGTTTTTTCGTTGGTACAGCGTATGGAACGACGGCGGCAATTGTTCCGCTTGTCTTTTATGCAGGGCCATACATTGCTCGTTTAATTGAGAACTCTCTATTAGAAATCGAACCGGGCATTATAGAAGCGGCAGACTCCATGGGTGCTTCTAAATGGCAAATCATCTTTAAGTTTCTCGTACCTGAAGCCATGGGTTCACTTATTCTTAGTATGACCACAGCAACAATTGGTCTTCTAGGTGCGACGGCTATGGCAGGAGCAATTGGTGCAGGAGGCATTGGTGAAGTAGCGATTTCTTACGGATACAATCGATTTGATGATGGAACGATGTTTATTACGGTGCTTTTATTAATTATTATGGTGCAAGGCTTACAAACAATTGGAAATATCGCTTCAAAGAAAGTTAGACGACGATAGATAGAAAAAAGGGAGAGAACATACAATGAAAAAATTTCACCAAGCACTACTATTCGCTGGAGCTGTAACGTTTACGTTAACAGCATGTGGGAACGATACAAATTCTTTAGCTGATGCAGGAGAATCATACAGCCCAGAAAATCCTGTTCATGTCAAAGTGGGCATTACAGGCACTGATTCACCTGAGTGGGATGAAATTTCTGAAATAGCAGCAGAGGAAGGCATTGAATTAGAAATTGTTCGTTTTAGTGACTATACGCAACCGAACCAAGCATTGGCAGACGGGTCAATTGATATTAATGCCTTTCAAACCGTTTCATTCTTCGATAATTTCAAAGAAGAACATAACTTAGACCTTACGGCAATTGGATCGACTGTTCTTGCACCAATGGGATTGTATTCCGATAAATACGAAAGTGTCGAGGATATTCCAGATGGAGCAGATATTACCATTGATAAAGAAGTAACCAATCAAGCGCGTAACTTAATGTTGTTAGCAGAGGCGGGTTTGATTGAGCTAGAGGACGATTTTGGTGTGACAAGCGGACTAAACCAAATTAAAGCGAACCCGAAAAACTTAAATTTAACGGAAATTGCCCCGGCTACAGCACCTCGTATTATGCAGGATGTGGACGCAGCGGTTATTAACAATGGCTTTGCAGTTGATGCAGGTTTAAGTCCTACCGATGATGCTATTTATAGAGAAGATGAAACGGCAACACCGTATATTAATATCATAGCAGCGCAAACCGAAGAGCAAGATAACCCTGTATTATTACGCCTCGTTGAATTGTATCAATCTGAAGAAATTGAACAGTTGATTATTGAAGAGCATAAAGGAGCACGAATCCCAACGTTTATTTCATTAGAAGAATTGAACAGCTATCCAAAATAACACTGAGGAGAGATGATGATGACAACCATTGAATCTGTTCAACAATCCATACAAGAGCATTTTGTAGAGAATCGTTTACGCTATATTAAAACGAGCCATGCCATTCATGAAAATCCAGAAATCGGGAATGAAGAAGTATTTGCTTCATTAACATTAACAACGCTATTAAAAGAAGCTGGCTTTACGGTAAAAGAGGATATTGCTGGCCACCCTACAGGATTCGTAGCAGAAAAGCGAATAGGAGAAGGACCAACCATTGCTTTTCTTGCTGAATACGATGCTCTACCAGGCTTAGGCCATGCGTGTGGGCACAATATTATCGGTACAACAAGTGTGGCGGCAGGCATTGCACTAGCTGAACAGTTGGATCACATTGGTGGTCGTGTTGTTGTCCTTGGTACGCCAGCAGAAGAAGGCGGAACGAATGGAAGTGCAAAAGGAAGCTTTGTGCGAGAAGGCTATTTAGAGGGAATTGATGCAGCTTTAATCATTCATCCCGCCAACGAAACAAGACCTTCAGGCTCCTCACTCGCTGTAGATCCTGTAGATTATGTCTTTCGCGGTGTATCTGCTCATGCCTCTGGGTCTCCAGAAAAAGGTGTGAATGCGCTAGACGCAGTGATCCAGCTATTTAACGGCATTAATGCACTGCGTCAGCATTTGACAGACGATGTCCGCATTCATGGCATTATTCCAGACGGGGGAGACGCACCAAACATTGTTCCTGATTATGCGCGGGCAAGATTTTACATTCGAGCAGATTCAAGACCAAAAGCAAATGATGTACGTGCAAAAGTAGATGCGATTGCACAAGGAGCGGCGCTTGCAACAGGAGCGAAAGTAGAAATCGTTGAATTTCAAAACAAAGTGGATAACCTTATTCCAAATGATACGCTAAACGATGTATTCAACGAAACGTTCGCGACTTTAGGCGAAACGATTATACCAGGGGAAAGAGAAGGGCTTGGCTCAACAGATACAGGCAATATCAGTC from Shouchella hunanensis includes these protein-coding regions:
- a CDS encoding methionine ABC transporter ATP-binding protein, translated to MIEFKNVSKTFSSNGQDVHALQNIQLTIEKGDIYGVIGFSGAGKSTLIRTVNLIERPTAGEIIVNNENLVSLQPRALQRAKRNIGMIFQHFNLLQSKTVFENVATPLRLVKTKKAEVKERVNELLQYVGLGDFASRYPDQLSGGQKQRVGIARALATNPAVLLCDEATSALDPETTSSILQLLKRINREYNITILMITHELGVVREICNKVAVMESGHIVEQGNVEDVLARPVHETTKKFVRSIIPDDLPEKVKQYLGQKGSDERIYKIDVTDETEQLSVFNDLVHQGLHVSLLYASMHEVRETSFGALYLSLKGNAAAQETARSYLEKHDAQVKEVTKDAGLVA
- a CDS encoding phosphotransferase family protein produces the protein MLPTRIMEAFELDSARLEEVEDSKSSTVVRCELTNGETVFVKIPYSSIKFEREREAYDILQGNVRTPSLLATCEGDDAYSGALLLSKLEGISLAQQKPSPNVAYEVGILQGNMHNVAPPDKTVLKGIDNEFPNWTGFVERQFYSFAEDVKEVIEASLYKKAILHFEKLKEQLPAPDGPSFVHMDFRAANILVDDRGIAGVLDFESVRFGSTEIDFTKLYRDYLSKDTALLNAFQEGYKTVRPMINLELVLSFYQFVDAFNSIGWSKRRGLEEHFDFYKENAERLKGFVL
- a CDS encoding STAS domain-containing protein; this translates as MSLYEFLKENTWNLTEQWYADLDKTKDGVYGSNDPVKIERLKKQNYAFHELFCELFREDYNAEHNKAFEQWIVSIAKDQAHLATPIPEIIEEFLNVQGQYMQLIKNYIAEKNDTVSFAQYERWIDILVKGFKEIVIAFSRNNMEYADQQLRAQQEMITELSSPVIKLRRTIALLPLVGEIDTHRAQVIFTQTLEECVSTDIHSLLIDLSGVPVVDTMVANQLFSLIDGLKLVGTKASLSGVRPEIAQTSVQLGIDFSTTKIYSTIEQALDELLHAVPHY
- a CDS encoding MetQ/NlpA family ABC transporter substrate-binding protein; the protein is MKKFHQALLFAGAVTFTLTACGNDTNSLADAGESYSPENPVHVKVGITGTDSPEWDEISEIAAEEGIELEIVRFSDYTQPNQALADGSIDINAFQTVSFFDNFKEEHNLDLTAIGSTVLAPMGLYSDKYESVEDIPDGADITIDKEVTNQARNLMLLAEAGLIELEDDFGVTSGLNQIKANPKNLNLTEIAPATAPRIMQDVDAAVINNGFAVDAGLSPTDDAIYREDETATPYINIIAAQTEEQDNPVLLRLVELYQSEEIEQLIIEEHKGARIPTFISLEELNSYPK
- a CDS encoding DedA family protein, which codes for MEQLLFDLMEWFKDLSYLGVFIALCIEFIPAELVLPLAGFWVSEGEMLFWGVVVAGSLGGVVGPLTLYSIGRFGGRPLLEKYGKYIFMKEENLQKADRFFQSHGAFVAFSARFLPGVRTLISVPCGMAKMNPWIFSLYTFLAMAPITFFYVYFGVELGENWAEVKGLLQQYLVPFGIGLVMVFFIYLLVKRRKSSV
- a CDS encoding M20 family metallopeptidase, with protein sequence MTTIESVQQSIQEHFVENRLRYIKTSHAIHENPEIGNEEVFASLTLTTLLKEAGFTVKEDIAGHPTGFVAEKRIGEGPTIAFLAEYDALPGLGHACGHNIIGTTSVAAGIALAEQLDHIGGRVVVLGTPAEEGGTNGSAKGSFVREGYLEGIDAALIIHPANETRPSGSSLAVDPVDYVFRGVSAHASGSPEKGVNALDAVIQLFNGINALRQHLTDDVRIHGIIPDGGDAPNIVPDYARARFYIRADSRPKANDVRAKVDAIAQGAALATGAKVEIVEFQNKVDNLIPNDTLNDVFNETFATLGETIIPGEREGLGSTDTGNISQVVPTIHPYIKIGPSELVAHTVTFREAAASQKGDEALLTGAKGLALIGYRLLKEPAIIDEAKKELESRKSLAEKR
- a CDS encoding methionine ABC transporter permease — its product is MLDWLPEAIRPEITSDILTQALFETIYMVAWSLLFSALLGVVLGVILVVTRPRHIMENRFIYNLINPVINVLRSIPFIILLVAIIPITRFFVGTAYGTTAAIVPLVFYAGPYIARLIENSLLEIEPGIIEAADSMGASKWQIIFKFLVPEAMGSLILSMTTATIGLLGATAMAGAIGAGGIGEVAISYGYNRFDDGTMFITVLLLIIMVQGLQTIGNIASKKVRRR